A single region of the Ferroacidibacillus organovorans genome encodes:
- a CDS encoding PAS domain-containing sensor histidine kinase, translating into MTLTQTLLLTIFGTGLFSFILFQTLHFRRQTRLLKSNISHTIKSYQDIKRIAKLGSYRIHLKEYNMLYWSPELYEIFGVDPLTFQPSLQSVIAMMHPADAENGSKRLLQAVRNKENYDNHYRIIRPDGTICYGHTRGEIVVDENGEPTYLLGTFQDITDLAAMQQELAAVHRKLENIIAYSSDLIAVFDLEGRALILSPSHKVLLGYSIDRMKQTTLFDYIHPDDREELLEGWQYLLQSGVSRRRTLRFLDAQNRVVILEIQAVLIPPAQDGESATVLSISRDITARLNAEEAVRKADRLSAVGQMAAGIAHEIRNPLTTLRGFLELMDLASEESIHRYTAIMKQEIEHINAIVEELLLLAKPTRGDARHISLIPFLREMIHLMTPQALLERVDIFSYFPDTSPCVYGDEQHLRQVMINIMKNSLEALHDGGHITLAIREEMEQVVIIVSDNGIGIKPADLARLGEPFYTTKSTGTGLGLAVCQQILEAHNGTLHISSELGVGTQIEIRLPRCTMHSED; encoded by the coding sequence ATGACACTTACACAAACACTGCTTCTCACCATTTTTGGGACAGGATTGTTTTCTTTTATCCTTTTTCAGACACTCCATTTTCGCAGGCAAACACGCCTCCTCAAATCGAATATCAGCCATACCATAAAATCGTATCAAGACATCAAACGCATCGCCAAACTCGGCTCCTATCGCATTCACTTAAAAGAGTACAACATGCTCTACTGGTCCCCTGAACTCTATGAAATCTTCGGAGTCGATCCCCTGACCTTTCAACCGTCACTCCAGTCTGTGATTGCCATGATGCACCCAGCCGATGCAGAAAACGGCAGCAAAAGATTGCTGCAAGCCGTAAGAAACAAAGAAAACTATGACAACCACTATCGCATCATCCGCCCAGACGGAACCATTTGTTACGGACATACGCGCGGCGAGATCGTCGTTGATGAAAACGGGGAACCCACCTATCTTTTGGGAACGTTTCAAGACATTACGGATCTTGCCGCAATGCAGCAAGAACTGGCTGCAGTCCACCGCAAACTGGAAAACATCATCGCATACAGCTCCGACCTGATCGCCGTGTTTGACCTGGAAGGACGCGCCCTCATCCTGTCGCCTTCACACAAGGTGCTCCTTGGTTACTCAATTGACAGGATGAAACAGACTACGCTCTTTGACTATATCCATCCAGACGATCGCGAGGAACTGCTCGAAGGCTGGCAGTATCTTTTGCAATCAGGAGTGAGTCGAAGGCGCACCCTCCGCTTTCTTGACGCGCAAAACCGTGTCGTCATCCTGGAGATTCAGGCAGTCCTTATTCCCCCTGCGCAAGACGGGGAAAGCGCGACGGTGCTTAGCATATCGCGTGACATCACGGCACGCTTGAACGCAGAGGAGGCCGTGCGCAAAGCCGATCGCCTCTCGGCCGTCGGCCAAATGGCCGCAGGCATTGCGCACGAAATACGCAACCCACTGACGACATTGCGCGGCTTCCTCGAACTGATGGATTTGGCGAGCGAGGAATCCATTCATCGCTATACTGCCATCATGAAACAAGAAATTGAACACATCAACGCAATTGTCGAAGAACTCTTGTTGCTCGCAAAGCCCACGCGCGGAGACGCTCGCCACATCTCACTCATCCCATTTCTTCGCGAAATGATACACCTTATGACTCCGCAGGCGTTGCTTGAACGCGTCGACATATTTAGTTACTTCCCTGACACCTCGCCGTGCGTCTACGGCGATGAGCAACATCTGCGCCAAGTCATGATCAACATCATGAAAAACAGTCTGGAAGCGCTTCACGACGGTGGACACATTACACTTGCGATTCGCGAAGAAATGGAGCAGGTTGTGATCATCGTCTCAGACAACGGCATTGGCATAAAGCCTGCTGACCTCGCGCGTCTTGGCGAACCATTCTATACAACCAAAAGCACCGGGACAGGTCTTGGACTCGCGGTATGCCAGCAAATCCTTGAGGCGCACAACGGGACACTTCACATCAGCAGCGAGCTTGGAGTCGGAACGCAGATCGAGATTCGACTTCCGCGCTGCACCATGCATAGCGAGGATTGA
- the glp gene encoding gephyrin-like molybdotransferase Glp: MDSLISVDEALRRLIDATHPLVAQERLLEEALGLVTAESVRARTDFPPFARAMLDGFAVRADDVVGATRESPRTLRVLGTVGAGAQATSAIGRNEAMRTMTGAPMAPGSDALLRIEYAQEFVEQGERFVHVYRPVPVDEAVQHRGHDLRAGEVALSEGTLLLPAQIGILASHGYRSVSVVRPPIVSIVATGSELLELWADPNPYALYNSNGPMLSALIRRVGGIPRVMPSVGDDLAMQQRVFADALEGADVLVTTGGVSVGDFDLTPSALEAIGVKRLFWGVWMRPGTPVYAGIRGKQVILAFSGSPSAALVNAVVLGLPVLRRLAGHKDPVPQLYARVRGGALRRRVKHSRFFRGQLTQRDAEWWIDLDKEQSSGSFAGFASVTGLARIDADADVTDGALVPVLLLP; this comes from the coding sequence ATGGATTCATTAATCTCGGTCGACGAGGCGCTGCGGCGGCTCATCGACGCGACTCACCCACTTGTAGCGCAAGAGCGGTTGTTAGAGGAAGCATTGGGACTTGTCACGGCAGAGTCGGTTCGCGCGCGAACCGACTTTCCTCCGTTTGCTCGCGCCATGCTCGATGGATTTGCGGTGCGCGCAGACGATGTCGTCGGGGCGACCAGGGAATCGCCGCGGACGCTGCGTGTACTTGGAACGGTTGGCGCGGGCGCTCAGGCAACGAGCGCGATTGGGCGCAATGAGGCCATGCGTACGATGACAGGAGCTCCCATGGCGCCCGGGTCAGATGCGCTGTTGCGCATTGAATACGCGCAGGAGTTTGTCGAACAGGGTGAGCGGTTTGTACACGTGTACAGGCCTGTTCCAGTCGATGAGGCGGTGCAGCACCGCGGCCACGATCTGCGCGCGGGTGAGGTTGCGCTGTCAGAGGGGACTTTGCTCTTGCCTGCCCAAATCGGCATCCTTGCGTCACACGGATACCGCTCGGTTTCCGTTGTGCGACCGCCGATTGTCTCGATCGTGGCCACGGGAAGCGAACTTCTTGAGCTTTGGGCAGATCCAAACCCATACGCACTTTATAACAGCAATGGTCCAATGCTATCCGCCCTCATCCGTCGCGTCGGCGGCATTCCTCGGGTGATGCCTTCTGTGGGGGATGATCTCGCGATGCAGCAGCGCGTGTTTGCAGATGCGCTGGAAGGGGCGGATGTTCTCGTGACGACGGGAGGCGTATCGGTCGGTGATTTTGATCTGACGCCGTCTGCGCTTGAAGCAATCGGCGTAAAGCGATTGTTTTGGGGCGTATGGATGCGCCCGGGGACGCCTGTGTATGCGGGAATCCGGGGTAAGCAAGTGATCCTCGCGTTTTCAGGCAGTCCATCTGCCGCGCTCGTCAACGCTGTGGTGCTTGGCCTCCCGGTTTTGCGGCGATTGGCGGGTCACAAGGATCCAGTTCCGCAACTTTATGCGCGGGTTAGAGGCGGGGCGCTGCGTCGACGCGTCAAGCACTCCCGTTTTTTTCGAGGACAACTGACACAACGTGACGCGGAGTGGTGGATTGATCTTGACAAAGAGCAGTCAAGCGGTTCTTTTGCCGGATTTGCGTCGGTGACGGGACTAGCCCGCATTGATGCGGACGCGGATGTGACTGACGGTGCGCTTGTTCCAGTGCTCCTCCTGCCCTGA
- a CDS encoding cation:proton antiporter has translation MKMIPILLGFFVIAGLGFLTNALTRKPVYRSIHLPEVALLLGAAQLLLHAPLPYTDVLLGALRQWQDPTILTLAASLIIFHGGTEIRPSTFLKLRKVILNLATLGVLVSAASFTLLFMLLTHVTFETAWLIGALFCATDPAVLITILDRFPIRDEIQETLIAESALNDPMSAMLVSISIAFAALQTGTRQTAFTLPAIIHPLLVTLYSELLSILIGVAVGLLSRRIRKRFFGSSTTKLLSTFFLAWGLCELTGASPFLAAFLAGVLLHREGEEETPDHVSRGMNIALTLTRSTVFVGLGLALVFPHRLTLYIEGVSAAFILVAFARPLSVLSVYLLTKKHTPLSGRDYAFLAVNRQTGVVPALLVLLLKPLHLASISLIEFSIVAAILITSALEAPFFPVLARRFGVTTRDAPK, from the coding sequence ATGAAGATGATTCCCATACTGCTCGGATTCTTTGTGATCGCAGGCCTTGGTTTTCTCACAAACGCGCTCACGCGAAAACCGGTGTATCGCAGCATCCATTTGCCTGAAGTTGCCCTGCTCCTAGGTGCAGCTCAACTGCTCCTGCACGCGCCCCTGCCTTACACAGATGTACTATTGGGCGCTCTCAGGCAGTGGCAGGACCCGACCATACTGACACTCGCGGCCAGCCTGATCATCTTTCACGGCGGAACGGAGATTCGACCCTCCACCTTTCTCAAACTGCGAAAGGTCATCCTGAACCTCGCCACGCTCGGCGTGCTAGTATCCGCCGCTTCCTTCACCCTGCTATTTATGCTGCTCACGCACGTCACCTTTGAGACCGCATGGCTTATCGGCGCTCTTTTTTGCGCTACAGACCCTGCCGTACTCATCACAATCCTCGATCGTTTTCCGATTCGCGACGAGATACAAGAGACGCTGATTGCAGAGTCTGCATTGAATGATCCAATGAGCGCCATGCTCGTATCGATCTCCATTGCATTTGCAGCGCTGCAGACAGGGACGCGGCAGACTGCTTTCACCCTCCCGGCAATCATTCATCCACTTCTTGTCACGCTCTACAGTGAGTTGCTCTCGATACTCATCGGCGTCGCCGTCGGACTTCTCTCGCGACGGATTCGAAAAAGATTCTTCGGCTCATCTACCACAAAGTTGCTCAGCACCTTCTTTTTAGCGTGGGGACTCTGCGAACTGACAGGCGCCTCACCTTTTCTCGCCGCATTTCTCGCAGGCGTTCTTTTGCATCGCGAAGGCGAGGAGGAGACACCCGATCACGTATCACGCGGCATGAACATCGCACTCACGCTCACACGAAGCACTGTCTTTGTCGGCCTCGGCCTGGCGCTCGTCTTTCCTCACCGACTCACCTTGTACATCGAGGGCGTCAGCGCGGCGTTCATCCTCGTGGCTTTCGCGCGCCCGCTCTCCGTTCTCAGTGTCTATCTGCTGACAAAAAAACACACGCCCTTAAGCGGGCGCGACTATGCATTTCTCGCAGTCAACCGCCAGACCGGCGTCGTTCCGGCGCTGCTCGTACTTCTGCTAAAACCCTTGCACCTCGCCAGCATCTCGCTGATCGAGTTTAGCATCGTAGCAGCCATTCTCATCACATCTGCGCTCGAAGCGCCCTTTTTCCCCGTCTTGGCGAGGCGATTTGGCGTCACCACGCGCGATGCACCCAAGTGA
- a CDS encoding YolD-like family protein: MNITNGNIFAAMRLVLPEHRSAMETMERSRQRTPLPQLSEDRLEELQIEIAEAISSDAIVRITYWRDYAVCEAIGRCKISYARLFLFDAHQVIELLPNHILRIDTL; the protein is encoded by the coding sequence ATGAACATCACGAATGGAAATATTTTTGCAGCGATGCGTCTCGTCCTGCCAGAGCACCGCAGTGCCATGGAAACCATGGAGCGCTCCCGGCAGCGCACACCTCTGCCACAACTGTCCGAGGATCGGCTCGAGGAGTTGCAGATCGAGATTGCTGAGGCAATCAGCAGTGACGCGATCGTTCGCATAACCTACTGGCGCGATTACGCCGTTTGTGAAGCGATCGGGCGATGCAAGATCAGCTACGCGCGACTGTTTCTTTTTGACGCACACCAGGTCATCGAGCTTTTACCGAACCACATCCTGCGCATTGATACGCTGTAA
- a CDS encoding DNA polymerase IV: MTLIYGLVDMQSFYASCEVASRPEFTVARRMERDDSDPLLVVAGDPARRSGIILAATPPAKTRGITTAMRLGEALRLVPELVVAAPRMQLYIETSTRIQQTIREYFPLQEQFSVDESFFAFPHPSALFGDPVAAARSLQQAIWDQFRVRCRIGLAPNKWMAKVANNVAKKTPGGIVWWPDGDLESLHNLPVSKMWGLRKRAQVLELEFGTKTIGDVSRISRGALRDRFGAWGDVIYRWSHGEDPSPIHPNAYDAPHKSYSHRVTLPRDFYQRDEAATVILELLDEVCHRLRRAGQRGRRVGLGITYARFEGGFYRARALTTARDDAHSIYPTLLALLDQHWSGEGIRAISVSVDDLKTATDDQLSLFEDIPRRVELNRAIDLIHERYGKTSLYRATSLTAAGQLLLRSKKIGGHWSGAP, translated from the coding sequence ATGACGCTCATTTACGGATTGGTGGATATGCAGAGTTTTTATGCTTCGTGCGAGGTGGCATCGCGCCCTGAGTTTACTGTTGCCCGGCGAATGGAGCGCGATGACAGCGATCCCCTGCTCGTCGTAGCCGGAGACCCGGCCCGGCGCAGTGGGATTATCCTCGCCGCAACGCCACCCGCCAAAACCCGCGGGATCACTACCGCCATGCGCCTCGGCGAGGCGTTGCGCCTTGTACCCGAATTAGTCGTCGCCGCGCCGCGCATGCAACTCTATATCGAGACGAGCACGCGCATTCAGCAGACCATACGAGAATACTTTCCGCTACAAGAGCAGTTCAGCGTCGATGAGAGTTTTTTCGCCTTTCCCCACCCCTCCGCGCTGTTTGGCGATCCAGTCGCGGCAGCGCGGTCACTGCAACAAGCGATCTGGGATCAGTTTCGCGTCCGCTGCCGGATCGGGCTCGCCCCAAACAAGTGGATGGCCAAAGTAGCAAACAACGTCGCCAAAAAGACGCCCGGAGGTATCGTCTGGTGGCCTGACGGAGATCTAGAATCACTGCACAATCTGCCTGTCTCAAAAATGTGGGGATTGCGCAAACGCGCACAGGTGCTTGAGCTTGAGTTTGGCACAAAGACGATTGGCGATGTGTCCCGCATCTCCCGCGGGGCGCTTCGTGATCGCTTCGGTGCGTGGGGCGATGTGATCTATCGCTGGAGCCACGGCGAGGACCCCTCCCCTATTCACCCGAACGCCTACGATGCACCGCACAAAAGCTACTCCCATCGCGTCACATTGCCGCGGGATTTTTATCAGCGGGATGAGGCGGCGACGGTGATTCTGGAGTTGCTTGATGAAGTTTGCCACCGACTGCGCCGCGCGGGGCAGCGCGGAAGGCGCGTGGGACTAGGCATTACGTATGCGCGCTTTGAAGGGGGATTTTATCGGGCGCGCGCGCTGACAACCGCGCGGGATGATGCGCACAGCATCTACCCCACATTGCTTGCGCTGCTCGATCAACACTGGTCAGGCGAAGGAATCCGCGCGATCAGTGTCAGCGTCGATGATCTGAAGACGGCCACCGATGACCAGCTGTCCCTGTTTGAGGACATTCCCAGACGGGTTGAACTAAATCGCGCAATCGATTTGATTCATGAGCGTTATGGAAAGACAAGTCTCTACCGTGCCACGAGCTTGACTGCCGCCGGTCAGCTTCTTTTGCGCAGCAAAAAAATTGGCGGACATTGGAGCGGGGCACCATGA
- the fni gene encoding type 2 isopentenyl-diphosphate Delta-isomerase, whose translation MTREQRKWQHVELALRAGARPATSDFDDVRLVHRSLPETAVEDVRLDTMLGGLALSHPLLINAMTGGSTRTGEVNRELAQAAAETGAAMAVGSQHAALVNGQLQASFRIVRETNPHGVIFANVGADVSLYDMERAVEMIQADALQIHLNVPQELIMPEGDRSFRGYLHTIEQAATRLSVPVIVKEVGFGMARETYRQLVDAGVRIVDVGGRGGTNFAWIERERRGDGRYAYLSDHGQSTLVSLLEWQSLQPSLACVASGGIRHALDMVKALALGAAAVGVSGIALRAVREGGAAQLIEMIRRELDEMRVLMTLFGADHLRDLQRVPLVVRGEARAWCVDRGIDLSSLAQRADM comes from the coding sequence ATGACGCGAGAACAACGTAAATGGCAGCATGTGGAATTGGCGCTTCGCGCGGGCGCGCGACCAGCGACCTCTGATTTTGACGATGTGCGGCTTGTTCATCGATCGCTTCCCGAGACTGCGGTAGAAGATGTGAGACTTGACACGATGCTTGGCGGGCTTGCGCTCTCTCATCCGCTTTTGATTAACGCGATGACGGGCGGTTCCACACGGACGGGAGAGGTCAACCGCGAGTTGGCGCAAGCGGCCGCAGAAACGGGCGCGGCGATGGCTGTCGGATCCCAGCACGCGGCACTTGTGAACGGACAGCTGCAAGCGTCGTTTCGCATTGTGCGAGAGACGAATCCGCATGGGGTGATTTTTGCAAACGTGGGCGCTGATGTATCGCTTTATGACATGGAGCGCGCTGTCGAGATGATTCAAGCGGATGCGCTCCAGATTCATCTGAATGTCCCGCAGGAACTCATCATGCCAGAGGGAGATCGCTCTTTTCGCGGGTATTTGCATACGATCGAGCAGGCGGCAACCCGTCTTTCTGTTCCGGTCATCGTCAAAGAAGTGGGTTTTGGCATGGCGCGTGAGACGTATCGCCAATTGGTTGATGCAGGGGTGCGCATCGTTGACGTAGGCGGACGCGGCGGCACCAATTTCGCATGGATCGAGCGGGAACGGCGTGGTGATGGAAGATATGCCTATCTGAGCGACCACGGACAAAGTACACTCGTATCACTGCTTGAGTGGCAGTCGCTGCAACCATCCCTTGCGTGCGTCGCCTCAGGGGGAATCCGCCACGCCCTTGACATGGTTAAAGCGCTCGCGCTTGGCGCCGCGGCCGTCGGGGTATCCGGCATAGCGCTTCGCGCGGTGCGTGAGGGAGGAGCCGCGCAACTGATTGAGATGATCCGTCGGGAACTTGACGAAATGCGTGTGCTCATGACCCTCTTTGGCGCTGATCATCTGCGTGATTTGCAGCGCGTTCCCCTCGTAGTGCGAGGCGAGGCGCGGGCTTGGTGTGTCGATCGCGGGATAGATCTTTCGTCACTCGCGCAGCGAGCTGATATGTAG
- a CDS encoding methyl-accepting chemotaxis protein: MSIQDQVIALAPALHNFFPHAQFVVTDCEGYVYSIPGQNFFLEVFDAGRLFLDGSIGKETVQTGNVVTRNGNKALTGGVPYQGIGVPLIEDGRVVGAMCIFADTVTKETLQQTASQMNAMTEELSAMTDTFAQGAHVVRSATEVLVKRAQAIESERMQTVQMTGVIGDVAAQTHLLGLNAAIEAARAGEAGKGFGVVAEEIRKLSERARTSTRLIETSMNHLMAEITSMNREIESMLEQVQRQSTSAGELASAVTELTTISEGLTELSMHLRA; this comes from the coding sequence ATGAGTATCCAAGATCAAGTCATTGCATTAGCACCAGCGCTTCACAATTTTTTTCCGCACGCACAGTTTGTCGTCACCGACTGTGAAGGCTACGTTTATTCGATTCCAGGGCAAAATTTTTTCCTTGAAGTCTTTGACGCGGGGCGTCTCTTTCTTGACGGAAGTATTGGAAAAGAAACCGTTCAGACAGGTAATGTAGTCACGCGCAACGGAAACAAAGCGTTAACAGGCGGCGTTCCCTACCAAGGAATCGGCGTTCCGCTTATCGAAGACGGACGCGTCGTTGGCGCAATGTGCATTTTTGCGGATACAGTCACAAAAGAAACCTTACAGCAAACAGCCAGCCAAATGAATGCGATGACCGAAGAACTCTCTGCGATGACTGACACATTTGCGCAAGGGGCACACGTGGTTCGCTCGGCAACCGAAGTGCTTGTCAAACGTGCGCAGGCCATTGAGTCCGAGCGGATGCAGACCGTGCAGATGACCGGGGTGATTGGCGACGTGGCCGCACAGACACACTTGCTCGGATTAAACGCAGCGATTGAAGCGGCGCGTGCCGGGGAGGCTGGAAAAGGGTTTGGCGTTGTCGCAGAGGAGATTCGCAAACTATCGGAGCGCGCGCGCACCTCGACGCGCCTGATCGAGACATCCATGAACCATTTGATGGCAGAGATAACCAGCATGAATCGCGAGATTGAATCAATGCTTGAACAAGTGCAGCGCCAGTCGACAAGCGCCGGCGAACTCGCCTCAGCTGTTACAGAATTGACGACCATCAGCGAAGGCTTGACGGAACTATCCATGCATCTGCGCGCGTGA
- the acs gene encoding acetate--CoA ligase: protein MGTPADHLDTLLKETRSFAPSDEFQKNANFNDPDIYERALKDPEGYWSEQAQHLDWFTPYTKICEWNPPHAAWFSDGTLNAAYNAVDRHRTTYRKNKAAILWEGEPGDRRVLTYDMLGKEVDRAAHMLSSLGVKKGDRVAIYLPMIPELPVTMLACAKIGAIHTIVFAGFSSSSLRDRILDADASVLVTADAGHRRGGIIPLKANADAAVDGTNVKTMVVVNRVGPSSGASMTEGRDVAWEKLMAEMPNSPYPCEPMNAEDILYILYTSGTTGKPKGIVHTTGGYLVGANTSMRSVFDLKDDDVYFCTADIGWVTGHTYIVYGPLTAGATVVMYEGAPDFPNRDRFWQIIERYGVTIFYTAPTSIRTFMKWGPQHPAAYDLSSLRLMGTVGEPINPEAWMWYHEHIGHGNCPIVDTWWQTETGCAMIAPLPGLIETKPGSATRPVPGISVAVFDEHGQAVSPGSGGYLVITKPWPSMLRTIWRDDERFAKTYFGQFPGIYLPGDGAHLDEDSYIWILGRIDDVINVSGHRIGTMEVESALVDHKSVAEAAVIGRAHEIKGQAITAFVTLKEGVEATPELIAELKQHVVIQIGAMARPEEILFTAELPKTRSAKIMRRLLRDIAEGRALGDTTTLADPSVIDALKSQYQDKE from the coding sequence ATGGGTACGCCCGCCGATCATCTTGACACGCTATTAAAGGAAACTCGCTCATTCGCTCCTTCCGACGAGTTTCAGAAAAATGCAAACTTTAACGATCCCGACATCTATGAGCGCGCGCTCAAAGACCCTGAGGGATACTGGAGTGAGCAGGCACAGCACCTAGACTGGTTTACGCCATATACTAAAATTTGCGAGTGGAATCCACCTCACGCCGCTTGGTTTTCTGACGGAACACTAAACGCCGCATACAATGCGGTTGACCGCCATCGCACGACCTATCGCAAAAACAAAGCGGCAATCCTGTGGGAGGGCGAACCCGGCGATCGACGCGTTCTCACCTACGACATGCTTGGAAAAGAGGTCGATCGCGCCGCTCACATGCTCTCGTCCCTTGGCGTCAAAAAAGGCGACCGCGTCGCCATTTACCTGCCGATGATTCCGGAATTGCCCGTCACCATGCTCGCCTGTGCCAAAATTGGCGCGATCCACACCATCGTCTTCGCAGGATTTTCGTCCTCCTCGCTGCGTGACCGCATTCTCGACGCTGACGCGAGCGTTCTCGTCACAGCGGACGCAGGCCACCGACGCGGAGGCATCATTCCACTCAAAGCGAACGCAGACGCGGCAGTCGATGGCACGAATGTCAAAACGATGGTCGTGGTCAACCGCGTTGGGCCGTCTTCCGGCGCGTCCATGACGGAAGGACGCGATGTGGCGTGGGAGAAGCTCATGGCCGAGATGCCAAACTCCCCCTACCCGTGCGAACCGATGAATGCCGAAGACATTCTCTACATTCTTTATACAAGCGGCACAACCGGCAAACCAAAAGGAATCGTGCATACGACTGGCGGTTATCTGGTCGGTGCAAATACGTCGATGCGCTCTGTATTTGACTTAAAGGATGACGACGTTTACTTTTGTACGGCAGATATTGGCTGGGTGACCGGTCACACCTATATCGTGTACGGTCCGCTAACAGCTGGCGCAACCGTCGTCATGTACGAAGGCGCACCCGATTTTCCCAATCGCGACCGGTTCTGGCAGATCATCGAGCGCTACGGCGTCACGATTTTTTATACCGCGCCTACTTCGATTCGCACGTTTATGAAATGGGGGCCGCAGCACCCCGCAGCGTACGATTTGAGCAGCCTGCGGCTCATGGGCACCGTCGGCGAACCGATCAACCCGGAGGCGTGGATGTGGTATCACGAACACATTGGTCATGGCAACTGTCCCATCGTTGACACGTGGTGGCAGACAGAGACGGGGTGCGCGATGATTGCGCCACTTCCGGGGCTGATCGAAACAAAACCCGGATCCGCGACGCGCCCTGTACCCGGCATCTCTGTTGCGGTCTTTGACGAACACGGTCAGGCCGTAAGCCCTGGCAGCGGGGGCTATCTCGTGATCACAAAACCTTGGCCATCCATGCTTCGCACGATTTGGCGCGATGATGAACGCTTCGCAAAAACCTATTTCGGACAATTTCCGGGGATCTATCTCCCCGGTGACGGCGCACATCTTGACGAGGACAGCTACATCTGGATTCTTGGTCGAATCGATGACGTAATCAACGTTTCCGGCCACCGCATTGGAACGATGGAAGTAGAAAGCGCTCTGGTCGATCACAAATCTGTGGCTGAAGCGGCCGTCATTGGACGCGCGCACGAAATCAAAGGCCAGGCCATCACCGCGTTCGTCACGCTAAAAGAAGGTGTCGAAGCGACACCTGAGTTGATTGCAGAGCTCAAACAGCATGTTGTCATTCAGATTGGCGCAATGGCGCGTCCCGAAGAAATTCTGTTCACAGCGGAGCTTCCCAAAACAAGAAGCGCCAAAATCATGCGCCGCCTGCTGCGCGATATCGCCGAAGGAAGAGCGCTTGGCGACACGACAACGCTTGCTGACCCAAGCGTGATTGATGCACTTAAAAGCCAATACCAGGATAAGGAATAG
- a CDS encoding transposase — MTKQWVREFIQYSSRIYGLSQMIKHARDGRRQPQIPSSVIFTVLLAGFALRTPSMEDLERQLRKGRFQKLLPRHARVPSHDTIRYALRQWDLETLTQSHDQMIAKYKRNRGPQKGTLDGWRVVAVDGVELFNNTCHSCKDCLTRFHKTTGVTEYFHRAVMMQQVGADPHMIYGLEMLRPGDGADKAEGETTAAQRLIRETIRRHGRLADIAVFDALYAKASVIHDCLDHAMDVVIRMKEERRLIMQDAKGLFDTRPADCEWVEQRNGKNLVRVKAWDEPGLASWPQVRIPMRMVKAVYTAEKTVVQGGKRQQVTEITERWMATTCDPNAVPAKTVARIMAARWDIENTGFHDLKTYWHMDHAYVHEPTAIRAWLGILVITVNLFYTFVYGHLHHFREWKIPLTEVVEEMKEQMRWLSANLARLLWVGD, encoded by the coding sequence GTGACGAAACAGTGGGTACGGGAGTTCATCCAGTACTCTTCTAGAATATACGGATTGTCTCAAATGATCAAGCATGCGCGAGATGGACGAAGACAGCCTCAGATTCCTTCGTCTGTGATTTTTACTGTTTTGTTGGCTGGGTTCGCACTGCGAACGCCAAGCATGGAGGACTTAGAGCGGCAGCTTCGCAAGGGGCGATTTCAAAAGCTGCTGCCTCGGCATGCACGCGTTCCTTCCCACGACACGATACGATATGCCCTGCGTCAATGGGACTTGGAGACGCTCACCCAAAGCCATGATCAGATGATCGCCAAATACAAGCGCAACCGAGGTCCGCAAAAGGGAACGTTGGATGGGTGGCGCGTAGTGGCGGTCGATGGGGTGGAACTGTTCAATAACACGTGCCATTCGTGCAAAGATTGCCTGACCCGCTTCCACAAGACCACGGGTGTGACGGAGTACTTTCACCGGGCGGTGATGATGCAACAGGTGGGCGCGGACCCCCACATGATCTATGGTCTCGAGATGTTGCGGCCTGGTGATGGGGCGGATAAGGCCGAAGGGGAGACCACAGCCGCGCAGCGGTTGATCCGTGAGACGATTCGTCGTCATGGACGACTGGCGGATATCGCAGTGTTCGATGCATTGTACGCGAAGGCGTCTGTGATACACGATTGCTTGGATCATGCCATGGACGTGGTGATTCGCATGAAGGAAGAGCGGCGGCTGATCATGCAGGATGCCAAAGGACTCTTTGATACACGGCCCGCCGATTGCGAGTGGGTGGAGCAAAGAAACGGAAAAAACCTTGTGCGAGTGAAGGCATGGGATGAACCAGGTCTGGCGAGTTGGCCACAAGTTCGGATTCCGATGCGGATGGTCAAGGCAGTCTATACGGCCGAGAAGACGGTTGTACAGGGCGGGAAGAGGCAACAGGTCACAGAAATCACGGAACGATGGATGGCGACCACCTGTGATCCGAACGCTGTACCGGCCAAGACGGTGGCGCGAATCATGGCTGCGCGCTGGGATATTGAGAACACTGGGTTCCATGATCTCAAGACGTACTGGCACATGGATCATGCGTATGTACATGAACCCACCGCGATCCGAGCTTGGCTTGGCATCTTGGTGATCACAGTGAATTTGTTCTATACGTTTGTGTACGGCCATTTGCACCACTTCCGGGAGTGGAAGATTCCGTTGACAGAGGTGGTCGAAGAAATGAAGGAACAAATGCGGTGGCTGTCAGCCAACCTTGCACGGCTGCTCTGGGTAGGGGATTAA